The Cellulomonas oligotrophica sequence GAGGAGGTCTCCCGGGTCGACGTGGCCCTCGTGCCGCGCGGCGCGCAGGGCACCGAGCTCGTCCTGCGCCACGCACGGCTCGCCGACGGTGCCGCCCGGGGCTACGCCGGCGGCTGGCACGTGGTGGCCGACCAGCTCGACGACCACCTCGCCGGCCGCCAGGTCCGCTCCTGGGACGACCTGTTCGACGCCCGGCTCGCCCTCTACCCCGCAGCGGGGCCCCGGGCGTCCTAGCTACTCGTCGTCGTCGAGCTCGACGACCGCCTGCACCGGCCCGCCGGGCAGGTCGACCACCACGACGTCGCCGACCTGGAGCTGGCGGCCGCGGCGCGTCTCGGGCTCGCCGTTCACGGTGACGGCGTCGTCGAGGAGCAGCGCGCGGGCGTGCCCGCCGGTGTCGGCGACCCCCACGAGCTTGAGGAACATGCCCAGCCGGATCGGTTCGTCGCGCGGTGCCACGGCACCAGTGTGGCAGCCCGTGCGGTGTGCCCGTGGTGCCCGCGCGGCGGCCGCACCGCGCACGTCCGGGTGCCGCGAACCGTCCTAGACTCGGGCGCGTGATCTCCCGCATCGACCTGCGCGGTCGGACCCTGTCGCGTCGTGAGCTGCTCGACGAGCTGCCCCGGGCCGAGCTCGACGTCGAGCACGCCGCCGCGGCGGTCGCCCCGATCCTCGAGCAGGTGCGCGCGCACGGGGCCGCGGCGCTGCGGGACCTGTCCGAGCGGTTCGACGGGGTGCGGCCGGTTCACGTGCGCGTGCCCGCCGACGTCGTCGCGGCGGCTGTCGGGTCCCTGGACCCGGACGTGCGTGCCGCCCTCGACGAGACGATCGTCCGCGTGCGACGCGTGCACGCCGCGCAGGTGCCCGCCGACCTGACGGTCGACGTCGCGCCCGGCGCCCAGGTGCGCCAGCGGTGGCTGCCCGTGCGGCGGGTCGGGCTCTACGTGCCCGGCGGCCTGGCCGTCTACCCGTCGTCGGTGGTCATGAACGTCGTCGCGGCCCAGGAGGCGGGCGTCGGCTCGCTCGCCGTGGTCTCGCCCCCGCAGAAGGACAACGGCGGCCTGCCCGACCCGGTGGTGCTGGCCACGTGCGCGCTGCTCGGCGTCGACGAGGTGTACGCGGTCGGCGGGGCCCAGGCGGTCGCGATGCTCGCCTACGGGGCCGCCGGCAGCGAGGACGTGGACGGTGCGACGCTCTGCGAGCCCGTCGACGTCATCACCGGCCCGGGGAACGTGTACGTGGCCGCGGCCAAGCGGCTCGTGCGCGGCTTCGTCGGGATCGACTCCGAGGCCGGTCCGACCGAGATCGCCGTCCTCGCCGACGGCACCGCGGACGCCGTGCACGTCGCGGCCGACCTGGTCTCCCAGGCCGAGCACGACCCCCTCGCAGCGGCCGTCCTCGTGACACCGTCGGTCGAGCTGGCGGACGCCGTCGAGGCGGCCCTCGTGGACCGTGTCGACGCGACCGCGAACCGTGACCGTGTGCTCACCGCGCTGGCCGGTACGCAGTCCGCGATCGTCCTGGTCGACGACCTCGAGGCCGGGCTGGCCGTGGTCAACGGGTACGGGGCGGAGCACCTGGAGATCCAGACCGTCGACGCGGGCGTCTGGGCGGACCGGGTGACCAGCGCGGGCGCGATCTTCGTGGGGCCGTGGAGCCCGGTGTCGCTGGGCGACTACATGGCGGGCTCCAACCACGTGCTGCCCACGGGCGGGTGCGCGCACTTCGCGTCCGGCCTGGGCGTGCACTCGTTCCTGCGGGCGGTGCAGGTCGTGGAGTACGACCGCGACGCGCTCGCGCAGGTGGCGGACCGGGTGGTCGCCCTCGCCGACGCCGAGGGCCTGCCCGCCCACGGCGAGGCGGTCCGCGCCCGGTTCTGAGCGGACCGGCCGCTCCCGGTGCCGAGCGCCCGGGGTCGCGCGCTCAGCCGACCCCGAGCACGAACGGGCGCACCGCCGTCGCGCCCGCGCGTCGCAGCAGGCGCCCGGCCACGGTGAGCGTCCACCCGGTGTCGGTGCGGTCGTCCACGAGCAGCACCCGCTGACCGGCGACCCGCCCGGCCACGTCGGCCGGCAGGTCCAGGTGGTGCACGACGTCGGCGAGGCGCTGCGCGGAGTTGACGTCGTGGCGCGGCGGCGTGCCCACCGGGAGCAGGCGACCGGCGTCGGGCACGCCGAGCAGGCGCGCGGTGCCGGCGGCGAGGTGCTCGACGAGCAGCCCCCGGGACGCCGACCCGACCGCCACGACGACGTCGACCTCGGGCGCCCACGCCTCGAGCACCTGCCGCACGGGCGTGCGCAGGCCGACGGGCAGCTCGGCCGGCACCTGCTCGCGCAGCGCCTCGCGCAGCGGACCGCCCCACCCGAGGCCGTCGAGCCGTCCCACGGCACGGCCCTCGGTGACGTTCTCCTCCGCGGGGATCCGGCCGCGCAGGTCCAGCCCGAGCGCGGTCAGGCCCGACGGCCACTGCCGGCGGGCGGCGACCGGCTCGCCGGGCACCGCCAGCAGCGCGCGGGCCGCGTCGACGGCCGCACCGGTCGGCGCGGCACCGACCTGGTGGCCCGTGCAGCGGTCGCACCGCCCGCAGGCCCACCCGTCGACGAGCTCGGGGTCGTCCAGCGCGGCACGCAGGAAGGCCATCCGGCACCCCGTCGTGGCCTGGTAGTCCAGCATGGTCCGCTGCTCGGCGTGCCGCGCGGCGGTCACGCGTGCGTAGCGCTCCGCGTCGTACGACCAGGGCCGGCCCGTCGGCTCCCACCCGCCGCGCACGCGCCGGACGGCGCCGTCGACGTCGAGGACCTTGAGCATCCCCTCCAGGCGGGTGCGGCGGAGCGAGACGTACGTCTCCAGCGCCGCGGTCGAGAGCGTGCCGTGCTCGGCGAGGGCCGCCAGCGCGGCGCGGACGTCGTCCTCGGGCGGGAACGCCGTCGAGGCGAACCACTCCCAGATCGCGCGGTCGTCCTGGCCGGGCAGCAGCACGACGTCCGCGCGCGACGTGGCGCGGCCGGCGCGCCCCACCTGCTGGTAGTACGCGATCGGCGAGCTCGGGGCGCCCACGTGCACGACGAACCCCAGGTCGGGCTTGTCGTAGCCCATGCCGAGCGCCGACGTCGCGACCAGCGCCTTGACGCGGTTGGCCAGCAGGTCGCCCTCGAGGGCCTCCCGCTCGGTCGGGTCGGTCTGCCCGGTGTACGCGCGCACGTCCAGGCCCGCGGCGCGCAGGTGCTCGGTGACCTGCTCGACGGCGGCGATGGTCAGGCAGTAGACGATGCCGGACCCGGTCAGCGTCGGCAGGGTCGCCGCGAGCCACGCGAGCCGGCTCGCGACGTCGGGCAGCTCGGTGACCTGCACGTGCAGGCTGGGGCGGTCCAGGCCGCCGCGCAGCACGAGGGTGGCGTCCTGCTCGTCCGCCAGCTGCTCGGCGACGTCGGCGGTGACCCGCGCGTTCGCGGTGGCGGTGGTGGCGAGCACCGGCACGCCCGCGGGCAGGTCGCCCAGCAGCGTGCGGATGCGCCGGTAGTCGGGCCGGAAGTCGTGGCCCCAGTCCGAGACGCAGTGGGCCTCGTCGACCACGACG is a genomic window containing:
- a CDS encoding RNA-binding S4 domain-containing protein, whose translation is MAPRDEPIRLGMFLKLVGVADTGGHARALLLDDAVTVNGEPETRRGRQLQVGDVVVVDLPGGPVQAVVELDDDE
- the hisD gene encoding histidinol dehydrogenase, with translation MISRIDLRGRTLSRRELLDELPRAELDVEHAAAAVAPILEQVRAHGAAALRDLSERFDGVRPVHVRVPADVVAAAVGSLDPDVRAALDETIVRVRRVHAAQVPADLTVDVAPGAQVRQRWLPVRRVGLYVPGGLAVYPSSVVMNVVAAQEAGVGSLAVVSPPQKDNGGLPDPVVLATCALLGVDEVYAVGGAQAVAMLAYGAAGSEDVDGATLCEPVDVITGPGNVYVAAAKRLVRGFVGIDSEAGPTEIAVLADGTADAVHVAADLVSQAEHDPLAAAVLVTPSVELADAVEAALVDRVDATANRDRVLTALAGTQSAIVLVDDLEAGLAVVNGYGAEHLEIQTVDAGVWADRVTSAGAIFVGPWSPVSLGDYMAGSNHVLPTGGCAHFASGLGVHSFLRAVQVVEYDRDALAQVADRVVALADAEGLPAHGEAVRARF
- a CDS encoding RecQ family ATP-dependent DNA helicase encodes the protein MTPAPPAAPPVDRTALRERAEQVLRALVGRDDARLHDDQWQAVEALVADRRRVLVVQRTGWGKSAVYFVATALLREGAAGPRRGPTVIVSPLLALMRNQVDAARRAGIAAQTLNSANVQEWADVHARIAAGEVDVLLVSPERLNNPGFRDEVLPSLAADAGLVVVDEAHCVSDWGHDFRPDYRRIRTLLGDLPAGVPVLATTATANARVTADVAEQLADEQDATLVLRGGLDRPSLHVQVTELPDVASRLAWLAATLPTLTGSGIVYCLTIAAVEQVTEHLRAAGLDVRAYTGQTDPTEREALEGDLLANRVKALVATSALGMGYDKPDLGFVVHVGAPSSPIAYYQQVGRAGRATSRADVVLLPGQDDRAIWEWFASTAFPPEDDVRAALAALAEHGTLSTAALETYVSLRRTRLEGMLKVLDVDGAVRRVRGGWEPTGRPWSYDAERYARVTAARHAEQRTMLDYQATTGCRMAFLRAALDDPELVDGWACGRCDRCTGHQVGAAPTGAAVDAARALLAVPGEPVAARRQWPSGLTALGLDLRGRIPAEENVTEGRAVGRLDGLGWGGPLREALREQVPAELPVGLRTPVRQVLEAWAPEVDVVVAVGSASRGLLVEHLAAGTARLLGVPDAGRLLPVGTPPRHDVNSAQRLADVVHHLDLPADVAGRVAGQRVLLVDDRTDTGWTLTVAGRLLRRAGATAVRPFVLGVG